A stretch of the Xylocopa sonorina isolate GNS202 chromosome 12, iyXylSono1_principal, whole genome shotgun sequence genome encodes the following:
- the LOC143429648 gene encoding ovochymase-1 — protein sequence MQRLFALVYAAAIVLMISEIFSLDETNERVARKTGGSFRERSSPLFLLHLLKLKKKIQKIERVPTTPPTADCICVPYYICDANRTIIIDNIGTIDIRFRYRRCTGDLEVCCRLPNVTSTTSTTKTTMRTTSTTMKTTPKTSTTKTTTSTLPPVIFPNTEPATINPICVCVFVSQCDPNGIIGSSGEGVINPRSQYVQCPSNTVCCRPSSVIQYIYNPPAASSQICVICGSVMQCNNGVVIPVNVGVVNPVVTYGQQTCPLPASCCQGINSVYGNGIPVVIGPIRNSGSPQACYCMKSWLCAPGNSISPDGIGAIDPRFSVCGVDEICCRPTVVGIQRGRDFDGYGENIVNGEATFSQPGCGVQNKTYAPAQPYPVDTGKTYFAEFPWMVALLTVQPDGKFLFQCGGSMITNNAVLTAAHCVNNRENGRIVARFGQWDLENQPGDQPLPFYDANVKAIVIHPMFYSGALFNDIAVVVLNQPVKRNVNVAPICIPQQGLIFPAGSRCIGIGWGKNSFGGTYQSELRKVELPIVDRTDCQNRLRTTRLGPYFQLHGSFICAGGEINKDTCRGDGGGPLICPTATGQYFQAGIVSWGIGCGSSNVPAVYTSVAQYTQWIGQQLATYGAHAWGIPPVPRQIPNDAMWKILLTLGMASFSLTVAAPQSVTPQPTQTITPVILGTQNNQNPKPTNCECVPYYLCMNGKILSDGTGLIDIRSAFDDDTNIQPLVRAFGECENYLEVCCEAPNRTVNESRITPDPVVRKGCGQRHPEGVGFRITGDNNNEAQFGEFPWMVAILKEESIGDNKLNIYQCGGSLIHKQAVLTAAHCVQGKRPSELRIRAGEWDTQTKNEIYPHQDRNVMNVIVHDKYYSGAYYNDFALLILSEPVEIKDNVDVACLPERNDVFDGSKCFASGWGKDVFGQEAHYQVILKKVELPMVPRNKCQDDLRKTRLGKYFVLHESFVCAGGEAGKDTCNGDGGSPLVCPSKKDPSRYLQAGIVAWGIGCGEDGTPGVYANVASARDWVDEQMAFYNLDNTVYQL from the exons ATGCAACGGCTGTTCGCGTTGGTTTACGCTGCCGCGATCGTTCTAATGATTTCGGAGATTTTCTCACTGGACGAGACAAACGAAAGGGTGGCTAGGAAAACAGGCGGTTCGTTTCGCGAGAGATCGTCACCCCTGTTCCTCCTCCATCTACTCAAACTGAAGAAGAAGATACAGAAGATAGAAAGGGTGCCAACCACTCCGCCAACCGCGGACTGCATCTGTGTACCCTACTATATCTGCGACGCTAATCGTACCATCATTATAGATAACATCGGAACGATCGATATTAG GTTTAGATATCGAAGATGCACCGGAGATTTGGAAGTATGTTGTCGTTTGCCAAACGTAACTAGTACTACCAGCACCACTAAGACTACAATGCGAACTACGAGTACAACCATGAAAACGACTCCAAAGACCAGCACGACCAAGACGACCACCTCGACTCTTCCACCGGTGATCTTTCCAAACACAGAGCCCGCCACGATTAATCCAATTTGCGTTTGCGTGTTTGTATCGCAATGCGATCCAAATGGGATCATCGGTTCGTCCGGGGAAGGTGTGATTAATCCTCGTTCGCAGTACGTTCAATGTCCAAGCAACACGGTCTGCTGCAGGCCGAGCAGTGTGATTCAGTACATCTACAATCCTCCGGCTGCCTCCTCGCAAATTTGCGTTATTTGCGGAAGCGTGATGCAGTGCAACAACGGAGTTGTGATCCCTGTAAACGTGGGTGTCGTAAATCCCGTGGTAACTTATGGTCAACAGACGTGTCCTCTCCCTGCCTCCTGCTGCCAAGGAATAAACTCGGTCTATGGAAATGGAATACCAGTGGTGATCGGGCCCATTAGAAATTCTGGTTCTCCTCAGGCTTGCTATTGCATGAAGAGCTGGTTGTGCGCACCGGGAAACTCGATCAGTCCTGACGGGATCGGTGCCATTGATCCAAGGTTTTCCGTGTGTGGAGTAGACGAAATATGCTGTCGTCCCACCGTCGTTGGTATACAAAGAGGTCGTGATTTCGACGGATACGGGGAAAACATTGTGAACGGGGAGGCTACGTTTTCGCAACCCGGCTGTGGTGTTCAGAACAAAACGTACGCGCCAG CTCAACCGTATCCCGTGGACACTGGAAAAACGTATTTCGCAGAGTTTCCGTGGATGGTGGCTCTATTAACGGTACAACCAGATGGCAAATTCCTATTCCAATGCGGAGGGTCTATGATTACTAATAACGCGGTCCTCACAGCTGCGCATTGTGTCAACAA TCGAGAAAACGGTAGAATCGTAGCACGTTTCGGCCAATGGGATCTAGAAAATCAACCTGGCGACCAACCTCTGCCCTTTTACGACGCGAACGTAAAAGCCATAGTGATCCATCCCATGTTTTATAGCGGCGCTTTGTTTAACGACATAGCAGTGGTCGTTTTAAACCAACCAGTAAAACGAAACGTAAACGTTGCTCCTATTTGTATACCACAACAAGGATTGATCTTTCCTGCTGGTTCTAGGTGCATTGGCATAGGCTGGGGGAAAAACTCGTTTG GTGGAACATATCAGTCCGAACTACGGAAAGTCGAGCTTCCTATCGTGGACAGAACCGATTGCCAGAATCGTTTACGAACCACAAGATTGGGACCGTATTTTCAATTGCACGGCTCGTTCATTTGTGCAGGCGGCGAGATAAACAAAGACACGTGCCGCGGAGACGGCGGCGGACCTTTGATCTGTCCTACAGCTACGGGACAATACTTTCAG GCCGGCATAGTATCTTGGGGTATTGGTTGCGGTTCTTCTAATGTTCCCGCCGTTTACACGAGTGTTGCGCAGTATACACAGTGGATCGGCCAACAATTGGCAACTTACGGG GCTCACGCATGGGGAATACCACCTGTTCCAAGGCA GATCCCCAACGACGCGATGTGGAAAATATTGTTGACGCTGGGAATGGCCAGCTTTTCTCTGACCGTGGCAGCCCCTCAAAGTGTAACGCCACAACCCACGCAGACGATTACCCCGGTGATCTTGGGCACGCAGAACAACCAAAATCCAAAGCCAACCAATTGTGAATGTGTCCCGTACTATCTGTGCATGAATGGGAAAATTCTGTCTGACGGAACAGGACTGATTGATATTAGGTCCGCTTTCGATGATGATACAAATATACAACCTTTAGTAAG AGCCTTTGGCGAGTGCGAGAATTACTTGGAAGTTTGCTGCGAAGCACCGAACAGGACGGTGAATGAAAGTCGAATCACACCAGATCCAGTTGTGAGGAAAGGTTGCGGGCAAAGGCACCCTGAAGGGGTTGGTTTCAGAATTACCGGCGATAACAATAATGAAGCACAATTCGGCGAATTTCCTTGGATGGTGGCGATATTGAAGGAAGAATCAATCGGCGATAACAAATTGAACATCTATCAATGCGGGGGTTCGTTGATCCACAAGCAGGCAGTTTTAACAGCCGCTCATTGCGTGCAAGG AAAAAGACCGTCCGAGTTAAGAATTCGTGCTGGAGAATGGGACACGCAGACGAAGAACGAGATTTATCCGCATCAAGATCGTAAcgtaatgaatgtaattgttCATGACAAATATTATTCCGGAGCCTATTACAATGATTTCGCTCTACTGATTTTGTCCGAGCCAGTGGAAATTAAAGATAACGTGGATGTGGCATGCTTGCCGGAAAGAAATGACGTATTCGATGGTTCCAAATGCTTCGCTAGTGGCTGGGGAAAAGACGTATTCG GTCAGGAGGCCCACTATCAAGTAATTTTAAAGAAAGTAGAATTGCCGATGGTGCCACGCAATAAATGTCAGGATGATCTCCGGAAAACAAGATTAGGAAAATACTTTGTTCTTCATGAAAGCTTCGTTTGCGCTGGTGGAGAGGCTGGCAAAGATACCTGTAAT GGTGATGGAGGAAGTCCTCTTGTGTGCCCAAGCAAGAAAGACCCAAGCAGGTACTTGCAAGCGGGTATCGTAGCATGGGGTATCGGTTGCGGCGAAGACGGTACACCAGGAGTTTATGCTAATGTTGCTTCGGCGCGAGATTGGGTTGACGAACAAATGGCCTTTTATAATTTGGACAACACTGTTTATCAATTGTAA
- the LOC143429959 gene encoding phenoloxidase-activating factor 2 — MWRILLLLGMANFSLIVAAPQILTQQNTQTILGTQNNQYRRRTNCECIPYYLCSKGKILTDGFGVIEPRLGFSRDTNMQQTLTSSDGCDHYMDVCCEPPNRKDFNDRITPRSVERKGCGQRHPEGVGFRVLGTSNNEAQFGEFPWMVAILKKDGETFVYQCGGSLIHKQVVLTAAHCVKGKGPSELRIRAGEWDTQTKNEIYPHQERNVNNVIVHDMYYPGAYHNDFAILILSEPVEIKDNVDVACLPERNDVFDGSKCFASGWGKDVFDQKAQYQVILKKVELPMVPHNKCQDDLRKTRLGRYFILHESFICAGGEVDKDTCNGDGGSPLVCPSKKDPSRYLQAGIVAWGIGCGKYGTPGVYANVASARDWIDEQMAFYNFDNTVYQL; from the exons ATGTGGAGAATATTATTGCTGCTAGGAATGGCCAACTTTTCTCTGATCGTAGCGGCCCCTCAAATATTAACACAACAGAATACGCAAACGATTTTAGGCACACAGAACAACCAATACCGAAGGCGAACCAATTGCGAATGTATACCGTACTATCTGTGTTCGAAAGGGAAAATTTTGACCGATGGATTTGGAGTGATCGAGCCCAGGCTCGGTTTTAGTCGCGATACAAATATGCAGCAAACATTAAC ATCGAGTGACGGGTGCGACCATTACATGGATGTTTGCTGCGAACCACCAAACAGGAAGGATTTCAATGATCGAATCACGCCACGGTCAGTGGAGAGGAAAGGTTGCGGGCAAAGGCACCCTGAAGGGGTTGGTTTCAGAGTTCTCGGCACTAGCAATAACGAAGCACAATTCGGCGAGTTTCCTTGGATGGTAGCAATATTAAAGAAAGACGGCGAAACATTCGTCTATCAATGCGGGGGTTCGTTGATCCACAAGCAGGTTGTTTTAACAGCCGCTCATTGCGTAAAAGG AAAAGGACCGTCCGAGTTAAGAATTCGTGCTGGAGAATGGGACACGCAGACGAAGAATGAGATTTATCCGCATCAAGAGCGTAATGTGAATAATGTAATTGTTCACGACATGTATTATCCCGGAGCCTATCATAATGATTTCGCCATATTGATTTTGTCCGAGCCAGTGGAAATTAAAGATAACGTAGATGTGGCATGCTTGCCGGAAAGAAATGACGTATTCGATGGTTCCAAATGCTTCGCTAGCGGCTGGGGAAAAGACGTATTCG ATCAGAAGGCTCAATATCAAGTAATTTTAAAGAAAGTAGAATTGCCGATGGTACCACACAATAAATGTCAGGATGATCTCCGGAAAACAAGATTAGGGAGATACTTCATTCTTCATGAAAGCTTCATTTGCGCTGGTGGAGAGGTTGACAAAGATACTTGCAAT GGTGATGGAGGAAGTCCTCTTGTTTGCCCAAGCAAGAAAGATCCCAGCAGGTACTTGCAAGCGGGTATCGTAGCATGGGGTATCGGTTGTGGCAAATACGGGACACCAGGAGTTTATGCTAATGTTGCTTCGGCGCGAGATTGGATTGACGAACAAATGGCTTTTTATAATTTTGACAACACTGTTTATCAATTATAG